Part of the Woronichinia naegeliana WA131 genome, CAAGCGAAAACCGATGCTGATGTACCTGCCGTCCGCATTGTACCAGTACCGAAACGCCGAACGACAGTACCCCGAATTGATGAACCAAGAACCACCGCGCAGTACATGATAGCTTTCATTACTATCTGACCATATAATACTTCCATTGTTTTTGATGTTCTCTGGTTTATTGGCATAACTATCATGCCAAGAGTCTTCACACCATTCCCAGACATTGCCGTGCGTATCGTATAAACCCCAATCATTTGGCTTTTTATGTCCCACTGAATGAGTTTTGGAATCTGAGTTCTCGTCATACCAGGCATAGTCTCCCAGTTGGCTTTCATCATCACCGAAATAGTAACGGGTTTGCGTTCCTGCTCGACAGGCATATTCCCATTCAGCTTCGGTGGGTAAGCGAAAGTCTTGTCCTGTTAATTTCCTCAGTTTTTGACAGAAAGCTTGGGCATCCTGCCAACTGACCTGTTCAACGGGATTTTTAGGATTATCTTGAAACTTCGAGGGATTGTTGCCCATGACTGCTTGATATTGCTCTTGGGTTACGGGATATTTCCCTAGAAAATATTTCTGCAAAGTGACTCGATGTATAGGTAATTCACGGTTAAATACCTCTATTGAATATTTTTGATTAAGGCGTTGCACTTCTGCCTCGTCTGTTCCCATCAAAAAACTGCCTCCAGGAATTTCCACCATTTGACCTAAAATTTGGTCAACGACCACTTGTAAATCGGGTGCTAATAAAGACGATAGATTTTTTACAACCAGACCTTGATTTTGGCGAATGACCTGGGGCGAAACCTGCAATAATTTCTGAACGTTAAGATTGGCTAGGCTAAATTGAGAACTAACTTGATTGCTTTCCGACTCCTTTACATTTTCTTGAACATTATAAGCTAATAACGCCCGTAACTTATCGTGACCTAACCAATAGATGAGTCTATTTTTTTCTTGAGATGAAAATTCGCCCTGACCTTTGACATTATCAAAGTTTTTTCTGTTTCCTACTAAATCATATCGATAAAGTGTAGAAAGTAACGATTTATCTAACTCTAAATCCAACAACAAGAGAGGATATTTCAAACTAATAGCCGTAAACTTCGCTAACTGGAAAACCGTTAACGGCTCTTGGCTCATAGTTCCTTCACCCTCTTCAATTCGATCAAATAAGCCCGTTAAATAGGCAATATAAAACTTAAGGCGAAACAAATTGAGAAATTGCTTAATCCGACGAGGATTGTAATCAAAAATAGGCGCGACCATGCGAATTGCATCCCGTTCTGTCGAGGAATCTTGATCAAAGATTACTTTGATAGTTTCTAATCGCTTTTGGGTTTGAGTCGGTAGGAATTTTGCTTCAGTCTGAACCAATTGCTGAGTGATCGCCGTTAGGTTGGTTGTCTGCTCAATCGTTTCAGGAATTTGACTGGTTTGCAAGTTTTGATTCTTACCTTTAAACCAAGTCAATTTTGGTAACGTCCAAAACGATCTTTGCGTAGGTGTTATTTTCGTGGAAGCCGATGGGGATTTAGACTTCGTTAATTGCTCAAATAAACGATCAAAATCGGTGAGAGACGGTTGCGGAACCTGGAAAGGAAGTTGCACAAACTTTTCAATAAAACTATAACCGTAGGCTAAACCCTTATCGAGTTTTCTCTGAACTAAAATCTCTGGGTCAATCTCCTGGATTTCTGATGGTAAATAGGTTAAAAGCTGCTCGTATTTAACCGCTAAACTGGCCGCCACCTTTTCCCGATCCATTCCCAAAATAAAAACCACAGAAGGATCTTCCGCGATCATTAAATTAATCGCCTGCATTAAATCCGCCGCCTTGGGATGCTCACAACGGTCTAAATCATCAATAAAAACAAAGACTTTACCCTCGCCAATATAGGCATCGACAATTTTGCCAAAATCTTCGTGAAATTCTTCAATAAAAGCCGATTGTTTTTTGTAATCTGGAGCTTCTATATATTTAATGAGATTGTTTTTAGGATTATTGAGTAATTTTTGAAAATTTCCAAATAAACTTCGGATTCCCGCAATAACTCCTGTACCCGATAAGGTTAAACCACCAACGGTAAATAAGATTTTGAAAGCAGCTTGTATTCTGTTCCAAAGAACATCCTGAGAGTTTGTCGCTTTGACCAATTCTGTAATACCCTGTACTCCATAGATAGCCAAAATCAAAGGAATGGCAATAGTGGTACACACAACAAAAAGCATTAACGGCAAGGATTTGATTAATTCAAATAGCCCTTTTTCTAGGTTAAAACGCAAAAATTGTAATTTGAAATATCCGTAGAGAATCCGAGGCCAATCGCGCCAACTTTTAGGGGTAGAAATTTGCTTAATAAATGACAGAGCAAAAGTTGCCCAAACGGACTCCGCTTTATCGTGTCGCCAGGCATTAAACCAAACCGTTCTTTGTCCCTTCTCCCGTAAATATTTATCCAACTGCTTCATAAAAGAAGACTTGCCACTGCCCCACTCTCCTTCAATGGAAAGCGTCAACGGCGGCTCTGTATCAGGATTTAATAAAAATTCGGCGATCGCCGTCACATAGGGAGTAAAACCAAGAGCATCATCCACCGTTGCCTGGTCACTCAGACTGGTACGGTAAACCGTGAAGGATTGATCACGCTCAGAAGGTTCAGAGGACTTTGTTGATACCGTTTTGTCTCCCTCAGAAAGATTTTCAAACTCCGATACAACAGGCGGTGACTCCATGATAGTGATTCCAATCCTAGAAACAGCGATGACAACGAATTGCCTCTTTTTAGCTTAACTGTTTTCGGTACAGTAGTCAGTAACCAGATCCCCTCTTAA contains:
- a CDS encoding SUMF1/EgtB/PvdO family nonheme iron enzyme, which translates into the protein MESPPVVSEFENLSEGDKTVSTKSSEPSERDQSFTVYRTSLSDQATVDDALGFTPYVTAIAEFLLNPDTEPPLTLSIEGEWGSGKSSFMKQLDKYLREKGQRTVWFNAWRHDKAESVWATFALSFIKQISTPKSWRDWPRILYGYFKLQFLRFNLEKGLFELIKSLPLMLFVVCTTIAIPLILAIYGVQGITELVKATNSQDVLWNRIQAAFKILFTVGGLTLSGTGVIAGIRSLFGNFQKLLNNPKNNLIKYIEAPDYKKQSAFIEEFHEDFGKIVDAYIGEGKVFVFIDDLDRCEHPKAADLMQAINLMIAEDPSVVFILGMDREKVAASLAVKYEQLLTYLPSEIQEIDPEILVQRKLDKGLAYGYSFIEKFVQLPFQVPQPSLTDFDRLFEQLTKSKSPSASTKITPTQRSFWTLPKLTWFKGKNQNLQTSQIPETIEQTTNLTAITQQLVQTEAKFLPTQTQKRLETIKVIFDQDSSTERDAIRMVAPIFDYNPRRIKQFLNLFRLKFYIAYLTGLFDRIEEGEGTMSQEPLTVFQLAKFTAISLKYPLLLLDLELDKSLLSTLYRYDLVGNRKNFDNVKGQGEFSSQEKNRLIYWLGHDKLRALLAYNVQENVKESESNQVSSQFSLANLNVQKLLQVSPQVIRQNQGLVVKNLSSLLAPDLQVVVDQILGQMVEIPGGSFLMGTDEAEVQRLNQKYSIEVFNRELPIHRVTLQKYFLGKYPVTQEQYQAVMGNNPSKFQDNPKNPVEQVSWQDAQAFCQKLRKLTGQDFRLPTEAEWEYACRAGTQTRYYFGDDESQLGDYAWYDENSDSKTHSVGHKKPNDWGLYDTHGNVWEWCEDSWHDSYANKPENIKNNGSIIWSDSNESYHVLRGGSWFINSGYCRSAFRYWYNADGRYISIGFRLVLSSF